One genomic segment of Hydrocarboniclastica marina includes these proteins:
- a CDS encoding GTPase, which translates to MKLPRPLRLIAFWLLVLVVLAVLVFVVNQLLTLQIALESRGDWQGFFWWGLIAAVVVTVLFAGWRLLLRSDRAGPTVAKAPDEESLRLQISDWEERGLDVSAPRAELAELDRRRASTAIRVAVFGEMSTGKSSLIRALVPGATVETGVLGGTTQDLTVFHWQSPAGDQLELVDCPGFNQGTVGDSRAAREEAQRAHLVLFVGQGDLARGEWHALELLLGLDKPMVVALNKSDHYSDNEQKALKARLADRLPRKTPVVSVIAGGQRERVRRLADGTENRELVERPADLRELRRALQAELDRHAANLGTQRDNAVFLLTASKLHEAVSEQRQDAADALVERYARRAVFGALAAVAPGSDLVIQGALISSLVRELTALYNLPVRQVNVEQMVALLRKRGGAAVPLLFGVAGNAAKAFPGIGTLAGGLVHGVAYGLLFRAIGQALVQTLNEQGDLQPDLAARHFEEVLSGDLGSHARSLARLALESGPAGPADVSRADAR; encoded by the coding sequence ATGAAACTGCCTCGCCCCCTTCGTCTCATCGCCTTCTGGCTGCTGGTATTGGTGGTGCTCGCTGTTCTGGTATTCGTGGTCAATCAGCTGCTCACCTTGCAGATTGCGCTGGAATCCCGTGGCGACTGGCAGGGGTTCTTCTGGTGGGGGCTGATCGCCGCGGTAGTTGTCACTGTACTGTTTGCGGGCTGGCGTCTCTTGCTACGGTCGGACCGGGCGGGCCCAACCGTAGCTAAGGCGCCCGATGAAGAGAGCCTGCGCCTGCAGATCAGTGACTGGGAAGAGCGCGGCCTGGATGTCAGCGCGCCCCGGGCTGAGCTTGCAGAGCTTGACCGACGGCGCGCCAGCACGGCCATTCGGGTGGCCGTGTTTGGCGAGATGAGTACGGGGAAATCGTCGCTTATCCGCGCACTCGTGCCCGGCGCAACGGTTGAAACCGGCGTTTTGGGCGGCACGACGCAGGACCTCACCGTCTTCCATTGGCAAAGCCCGGCCGGCGACCAGCTCGAACTGGTGGACTGCCCGGGATTCAACCAGGGCACGGTCGGGGACAGCCGGGCTGCGCGGGAGGAAGCACAGCGGGCTCACCTGGTGCTTTTTGTCGGCCAGGGCGATCTGGCCCGGGGTGAGTGGCATGCGCTTGAACTCTTGCTCGGTCTGGACAAGCCCATGGTCGTCGCCCTGAACAAAAGCGATCACTACAGCGATAACGAGCAGAAAGCGCTCAAGGCCCGCCTGGCCGATCGCCTGCCGCGTAAGACGCCGGTGGTGTCGGTGATTGCGGGCGGCCAGCGGGAACGGGTCCGACGACTCGCGGACGGTACCGAGAACCGTGAACTGGTGGAACGCCCGGCGGACCTGCGCGAGCTGCGTCGGGCTTTACAGGCCGAACTGGACCGGCACGCCGCCAACCTCGGCACCCAGCGGGACAATGCAGTCTTCCTGCTCACCGCGAGCAAGTTGCACGAGGCTGTGAGCGAACAGCGGCAGGACGCGGCCGACGCGCTGGTGGAACGCTACGCCCGCCGAGCGGTATTCGGCGCACTGGCAGCGGTGGCACCGGGCAGCGACCTGGTCATCCAGGGTGCCCTGATCAGCAGCCTCGTGCGAGAGTTGACCGCCCTGTACAACCTGCCCGTGCGCCAGGTCAACGTTGAGCAGATGGTCGCGCTGTTGCGCAAGCGGGGCGGCGCAGCGGTGCCCTTGCTGTTCGGCGTCGCCGGAAACGCCGCGAAGGCGTTTCCGGGAATCGGCACACTGGCCGGAGGCCTGGTGCACGGGGTAGCGTATGGCTTGCTGTTTCGGGCTATTGGTCAGGCGCTGGTGCAAACCCTGAACGAACAGGGTGACCTGCAACCGGATCTGGCAGCACGACATTTTGAGGAGGTGCTCAGTGGGGATCTGGGATCGCATGCACGCTCGCTGGCGCGACTGGCACTGGAGTCGGGCCCTGCCGGGCCGGCGGACGTCAGCCGCGCCGACGCGCGCTAA
- a CDS encoding ZIP family metal transporter gives MLEGWNLIVLGATASLVAGMGTGLGALGVFFVTSLSSRLEDGLLSAAAGVMLAASFFSLLLPGIEYGEQLTGTAWLAVLIVAVGLIMGALALYILHQNLPHEHFISGPDGPSPERIRRIWLFIFAIALHNFPEGMAVGVGFAGGNVGNGLALAAGIGLQNIPEGLAVAVSLLAIGHSRTQAFGIALLTGLVEPFGGLFGSSMVWLAQPLMPWTLGFAAGAMLFIISDEIIPETHRGDYKTLATFSLMAGFVVMMFLDATLG, from the coding sequence ATGCTTGAAGGGTGGAATCTCATTGTTCTGGGCGCGACCGCAAGTCTTGTTGCCGGCATGGGGACGGGGCTGGGCGCTCTGGGTGTATTCTTCGTCACCTCTCTTTCAAGCCGGCTGGAAGATGGCCTCCTGAGCGCTGCCGCGGGCGTCATGCTGGCGGCCTCATTCTTCTCCTTGCTGCTACCGGGAATAGAGTACGGTGAGCAACTGACCGGAACGGCCTGGCTCGCTGTGCTGATTGTTGCGGTCGGCCTGATCATGGGCGCTCTCGCGCTGTACATACTCCACCAGAACCTGCCCCACGAACACTTCATTAGCGGGCCGGACGGCCCCAGTCCCGAGCGGATTCGGCGCATCTGGCTTTTCATCTTTGCGATTGCCTTGCATAACTTTCCCGAGGGCATGGCCGTAGGGGTGGGGTTCGCCGGTGGTAACGTCGGCAATGGCCTGGCGCTTGCTGCCGGGATCGGCCTGCAGAACATTCCCGAAGGCCTTGCGGTGGCTGTCTCGCTGTTGGCCATTGGCCACTCCCGAACCCAGGCCTTCGGGATTGCCCTGCTGACCGGGCTGGTCGAGCCTTTCGGCGGCTTGTTCGGGAGCAGTATGGTCTGGCTGGCGCAGCCCCTGATGCCCTGGACGCTCGGTTTCGCAGCGGGCGCCATGCTGTTTATCATCAGCGATGAAATTATCCCCGAGACCCACCGGGGCGACTACAAAACCCTGGCTACGTTCTCGCTCATGGCAGGGTTTGTGGTGATGATGTTTCTCGACGCAACGCTCGGTTGA
- a CDS encoding alpha/beta hydrolase — translation MALLPHIERETGASPDATVIWLHGLGADGHDFEPLVPELRLPQSAAVRFIFPHAPAIPVTINGGVTMPAWYDILAMDVERAVDETQLLASADRISAFIDNEIERGIDSRRIVVAGFSQGGAVAYQVALSYPQPLGGLLGLSTYFATYKTLKLNPANAAIPIQIYHGRRDHMVREILGQQSCEAMKALGLDPHYKTYMMEHSVCPEEIADISAWLRKVLSL, via the coding sequence ATGGCCTTATTACCACATATTGAACGAGAAACGGGCGCCAGCCCTGATGCAACCGTTATCTGGCTTCATGGCCTGGGTGCTGATGGGCACGATTTTGAACCGCTGGTGCCCGAACTGCGGTTGCCCCAGAGCGCCGCAGTCAGGTTCATTTTCCCCCATGCGCCAGCCATACCGGTCACGATCAACGGCGGGGTGACCATGCCGGCCTGGTACGATATTCTCGCCATGGATGTCGAGCGCGCTGTGGATGAAACCCAGTTGCTGGCCTCGGCCGACCGAATCAGCGCGTTCATCGACAACGAAATAGAACGCGGCATCGACAGCCGGAGAATCGTTGTGGCGGGCTTCTCCCAGGGCGGCGCGGTAGCGTATCAGGTTGCGCTCTCCTATCCGCAGCCGCTGGGTGGCCTGTTGGGGCTATCCACCTATTTCGCAACCTACAAAACGCTCAAGCTCAACCCCGCCAATGCAGCGATACCGATACAGATCTATCACGGGCGGCGCGACCACATGGTTCGCGAGATTCTGGGCCAGCAGTCCTGCGAAGCGATGAAAGCGCTTGGGCTGGACCCCCACTATAAGACCTACATGATGGAACACAGCGTTTGCCCGGAAGAAATCGCAGACATCTCAGCCTGGCTCCGGAAAGTGCTGTCGCTCTAG
- a CDS encoding DUF1328 domain-containing protein, protein MLYWAVVCLVVAIIAGILGFGGIAGTAAGFAKVLFFIFLALLVISLVVNAVKGRGPKV, encoded by the coding sequence ATGCTTTATTGGGCAGTGGTATGTTTAGTGGTGGCAATCATAGCCGGTATTCTCGGTTTCGGTGGGATAGCTGGAACCGCGGCGGGTTTCGCCAAAGTGCTCTTCTTTATTTTCCTGGCGCTTTTGGTTATTTCACTGGTGGTAAACGCGGTTAAAGGTCGCGGACCAAAGGTCTAG
- a CDS encoding CsbD family protein, which produces MNKDIAEGRWAELKGRVKQKWSELTDDDIGEIQGRYDAFVGKLQAKYGMKREEAEKEWARFMEDDPDMRS; this is translated from the coding sequence ATGAACAAGGATATCGCTGAAGGCAGATGGGCCGAGCTTAAGGGCCGGGTCAAGCAGAAGTGGTCAGAACTGACCGACGACGATATTGGCGAAATCCAGGGACGGTACGACGCCTTCGTCGGCAAGCTACAGGCCAAGTATGGCATGAAGCGGGAGGAAGCCGAGAAGGAGTGGGCGCGCTTCATGGAAGACGACCCGGATATGCGCTCCTGA